A window of the Roseburia sp. 831b genome harbors these coding sequences:
- a CDS encoding DNA-directed RNA polymerase subunit M, with amino-acid sequence MMKVYICPNCGWLRTVSRRKEVECFKCGTEQMTPVKLTFAQYADMSEQERLDYSQSWRYIHRKDTKS; translated from the coding sequence ATGATGAAAGTATATATCTGCCCGAACTGCGGTTGGCTTCGGACAGTTTCGAGAAGGAAAGAAGTGGAATGCTTCAAATGCGGCACAGAACAGATGACACCAGTGAAACTGACATTTGCCCAATATGCGGACATGTCGGAACAGGAACGGCTGGATTATTCGCAGAGCTGGCGCTATATACACAGAAAAGACACAAAATCGTGA
- a CDS encoding helix-turn-helix domain-containing protein, with product MPKYYIGELIRETRERCGYTQEELSYGICTPASLSRIETGVQKPGYKKLDALLERLGYENKSINEFISVEEMNVYKLTTKIRESIIQKNYHELEKCLKEIEPLLKNKPDFEQQYYWYAKGVLLKAQGGDLQSVYKIYMQAIHITLPEFDGYTPLENNLLTFDEITIINCIASLHAEQQHINEALKLGFWLKEYLEKRNMDENEKKKKYPMIVFNLTNWLGDRKRFEDALEVANIGIDFCIKAGSLRCFPLLICNKASFLAELDRKEEAVKFFHQAAIIFDSIGEAEYKNITATWCKEKCGVDIT from the coding sequence ATGCCAAAGTATTACATAGGAGAACTTATTCGAGAAACGAGAGAAAGGTGCGGGTATACGCAGGAAGAACTAAGTTATGGAATATGCACCCCAGCATCATTATCGAGGATTGAGACAGGGGTTCAAAAACCAGGTTACAAGAAATTAGATGCATTATTGGAACGGTTAGGGTATGAAAATAAGTCAATAAATGAGTTTATCAGCGTGGAAGAAATGAATGTATATAAGCTGACAACGAAAATACGTGAGTCAATCATACAGAAAAATTATCACGAGTTGGAAAAATGTTTGAAAGAGATAGAACCATTATTGAAAAATAAACCAGATTTTGAACAGCAGTATTATTGGTATGCAAAGGGAGTGCTGCTTAAGGCGCAGGGAGGTGACTTGCAGAGTGTATATAAAATCTATATGCAAGCGATTCATATTACATTGCCAGAATTTGATGGTTATACTCCATTAGAAAATAATTTATTGACTTTTGATGAGATTACCATTATCAATTGTATTGCAAGTTTACATGCAGAACAGCAACATATAAATGAAGCGTTAAAGTTGGGATTCTGGTTAAAAGAATATCTTGAAAAAAGAAATATGGATGAAAATGAGAAGAAGAAAAAATATCCGATGATAGTATTTAATTTAACAAATTGGTTGGGAGACAGAAAGAGATTCGAAGATGCACTAGAAGTGGCAAATATAGGAATAGATTTTTGCATAAAGGCAGGAAGTCTACGATGTTTTCCATTATTAATTTGTAATAAAGCAAGTTTCTTGGCGGAGTTGGATAGGAAAGAAGAAGCTGTAAAATTTTTCCACCAAGCAGCTATTATATTTGATAGTATAGGCGAAGCAGAGTATAAAAATATAACAGCTACTTGGTGTAAAGAAAAATGTGGTGTAGATATTACTTAA
- a CDS encoding UTP--glucose-1-phosphate uridylyltransferase, which translates to MKIDKKQTYLLHYLDKLSGEQRSRMEQTLEEIDWSLLDKLQHKENKRGVFAPLGAMNLQEIAEQKDEFEKIGLEAIRAGKVGAVLLAGGQGTRLGFEHPKGTFNIGLTHELFIFEQQMKNLMEVIDKAGVFVPLYIMTSEKNNEETIQFWEKHSYFGYDKSYVRFFVQEMVPAVDYEGRIYMEEPDKIAMSPNGNGGWFSSMEKCGLMEDLHKRNIEWLNVFAVDNVLQRIADPVFIGATLKAGCQSGAKVVRKADPYEKVGALCLEDGKPSIVEYYELTKEMAEATNEKGDLEYGFGVILNYLFRLDKLEEIVDNKMPLHVVEKKIPYIDLEGNHIKPEQPNGYKFETLVLDMVHLMENCLSFEVDRAKEFAPIKNKTGVDSIDTARELLKLNGIEL; encoded by the coding sequence ATGAAGATTGACAAGAAACAGACTTATCTTCTCCATTATCTGGACAAGCTTTCGGGGGAACAGCGTTCCAGAATGGAGCAAACGCTAGAAGAAATAGACTGGTCTTTGTTAGATAAGCTGCAGCATAAAGAAAACAAGCGTGGTGTTTTTGCACCGCTTGGGGCTATGAACTTACAGGAGATTGCCGAGCAGAAAGACGAATTTGAAAAAATAGGATTAGAAGCCATCCGTGCAGGAAAAGTAGGAGCAGTACTTCTTGCAGGTGGGCAAGGCACTCGTCTTGGATTTGAACATCCAAAGGGAACTTTCAATATCGGTTTGACACATGAACTTTTTATTTTTGAGCAGCAGATGAAAAATCTGATGGAAGTCATAGATAAGGCAGGAGTTTTTGTCCCGCTTTACATTATGACAAGTGAGAAGAACAATGAAGAGACAATTCAGTTCTGGGAGAAACATTCTTATTTTGGATATGATAAATCATATGTAAGATTTTTTGTACAGGAAATGGTTCCTGCCGTCGACTACGAAGGAAGAATTTATATGGAGGAACCAGATAAGATTGCAATGTCACCGAATGGAAATGGTGGCTGGTTCTCGTCCATGGAGAAATGTGGTCTGATGGAAGACTTACATAAACGAAATATCGAATGGTTGAATGTCTTTGCAGTAGATAATGTATTACAGCGTATTGCAGATCCGGTTTTTATTGGTGCAACGTTAAAAGCCGGATGCCAGAGTGGAGCAAAGGTCGTTCGCAAGGCAGATCCATATGAGAAGGTTGGAGCGCTTTGTCTGGAAGATGGAAAACCATCTATCGTGGAATATTACGAGCTCACAAAAGAAATGGCTGAGGCAACCAATGAAAAAGGCGACTTAGAGTACGGATTTGGTGTAATTTTAAATTATCTGTTCCGTCTTGACAAGCTAGAAGAGATTGTCGATAATAAAATGCCATTGCACGTGGTAGAGAAAAAAATACCATATATTGATTTAGAAGGAAATCATATCAAACCAGAGCAGCCAAATGGATACAAATTTGAAACGCTTGTTTTGGATATGGTTCACCTTATGGAAAACTGTCTGTCCTTTGAGGTAGACAGAGCAAAGGAATTTGCACCAATTAAAAATAAGACGGGTGTTGATTCCATCGATACAGCCAGAGAACTGTTAAAACTGAATGGAATTGAGTTATAA
- a CDS encoding EamA family transporter produces the protein MNSYVLILVLSVFVASCSQIVLKSSAAEEHASFLREYLNVKVIAGYGMMVVSTILTILALRGMDYKKEAIIESLGYFFVMILGNLFLKEKITKKKILGNALILIGIVVFNL, from the coding sequence ATGAATAGTTATGTTTTAATTTTGGTTCTGTCTGTGTTTGTGGCATCCTGCTCCCAAATCGTTTTAAAATCAAGTGCGGCGGAGGAGCATGCATCCTTTTTGCGGGAATATCTGAATGTCAAAGTGATTGCCGGGTATGGAATGATGGTTGTCTCCACAATCCTAACCATCCTGGCACTTCGTGGAATGGATTATAAGAAAGAGGCAATTATTGAATCGCTCGGTTACTTTTTCGTGATGATTCTTGGCAACCTTTTTTTGAAGGAAAAGATTACAAAAAAGAAGATATTAGGGAATGCATTGATTCTGATTGGAATTGTTGTGTTTAATTTGTAG
- a CDS encoding EamA family transporter, producing MKQTKKKFEFFLQIIAIQAIVAIYSFSTVVAKFASRQTFLSWQFLLLYAVEIGILGIYAILWQQMIKCFPISVAYANRAIGLLWTLLFATVFFQEKINLQNAIGVIIVIIGTMIVNSEDE from the coding sequence GTGAAACAGACGAAAAAGAAATTCGAATTTTTTCTTCAGATAATAGCAATTCAGGCAATTGTGGCAATTTATTCGTTTTCCACGGTTGTGGCAAAATTTGCATCCAGACAGACCTTTTTAAGCTGGCAGTTTTTACTGCTTTATGCGGTAGAGATTGGCATATTAGGCATTTATGCAATCCTTTGGCAGCAAATGATTAAGTGTTTCCCGATTTCGGTCGCATACGCAAACCGTGCGATTGGGCTTTTGTGGACGCTTCTTTTTGCCACTGTATTTTTTCAGGAAAAAATCAATTTACAAAATGCGATAGGAGTCATCATTGTCATTATCGGGACAATGATTGTGAATAGTGAAGATGAATAG
- a CDS encoding ATP-grasp domain-containing protein: MHLPGNSLDCVEKSTNKFLMRTAFFKAGVPTPKFEKYSDIQDAMTNINTFPVIVKPTDRSGSRAVTKVERKEELQQALEAAMSVSFEKAAIVEEYIEGKEFSMEGITYHGTHHFLTATRKSTTGAPHFIENGHIEPAGLSDEMMQKIKAELTKALDALGITDSATHSEFKITPEGEVRIIEIGARMGGDCIGSDLVYLSTGYDFVKMVIEAAMGIEPDFSRKKEPEHAIIRFIFDEKDLQNLERVKCEAPESIRFVSELEKPGAHAIVDSSSRLGYYILSCKKKDKFLWLLNDDEKYEM, translated from the coding sequence ATGCATTTGCCGGGGAATTCACTTGACTGTGTAGAAAAATCCACGAATAAGTTTCTGATGAGAACTGCATTTTTTAAGGCCGGCGTTCCGACACCAAAATTTGAAAAGTATTCTGATATTCAGGATGCAATGACAAATATAAATACATTTCCGGTAATTGTGAAACCAACGGATCGTTCTGGAAGCAGGGCAGTGACGAAGGTAGAAAGAAAAGAGGAGTTGCAGCAGGCACTAGAGGCTGCCATGTCCGTTTCTTTTGAAAAGGCAGCGATTGTGGAAGAGTATATCGAGGGAAAAGAATTCAGCATGGAAGGCATTACTTACCATGGAACGCATCATTTTCTGACTGCAACACGAAAATCCACGACAGGTGCACCACATTTTATTGAAAATGGACATATTGAGCCGGCGGGGCTTTCGGATGAGATGATGCAAAAAATAAAGGCAGAACTTACAAAAGCACTGGATGCCTTGGGGATTACCGATAGTGCAACCCATTCCGAGTTCAAAATCACACCGGAAGGTGAAGTCCGTATCATTGAGATTGGGGCAAGAATGGGAGGTGACTGCATCGGTTCCGACCTGGTTTACCTGTCAACCGGCTATGATTTTGTGAAGATGGTAATTGAAGCAGCAATGGGAATAGAACCGGATTTTTCCAGAAAAAAGGAGCCTGAGCATGCTATCATTCGTTTCATTTTTGACGAGAAAGATTTGCAGAATCTAGAGCGTGTGAAATGCGAGGCACCAGAGAGTATTCGTTTTGTGAGTGAGTTAGAAAAACCAGGTGCTCATGCAATTGTTGACAGCTCAAGCAGATTAGGATATTATATCTTATCTTGCAAAAAGAAAGACAAGTTTTTGTGGCTTCTAAACGATGATGAGAAATATGAAATGTAA